The following proteins are encoded in a genomic region of Deltaproteobacteria bacterium:
- the udk gene encoding uridine kinase: MSKRALVIGIAGGSGAGKTTFSTKIRQALGTDTCGFISQDNYYIDQSAHFVEDGGAVNFDDPAALEFTLLEAHLGSLCAGSSVEIPSYDFASHTRAPQTFLMEPSPIILVDGTLILSKPAAISFFDIRIFIDIAEDIRFERRLRRDTRERGRTEDGVRAQWASQVKPMHDQYVQPCAELADYVITDDVSWNVCLREILSRLG, translated from the coding sequence ATGTCAAAGCGCGCCTTGGTTATCGGGATTGCGGGAGGCAGCGGGGCTGGAAAGACCACGTTTTCAACGAAAATTCGACAAGCGTTGGGTACTGATACCTGTGGTTTTATAAGCCAAGACAATTATTACATCGACCAAAGTGCGCATTTCGTTGAGGACGGTGGGGCTGTTAATTTTGATGATCCCGCAGCGCTTGAATTTACTTTGTTAGAAGCGCATCTCGGCTCGTTGTGTGCTGGGTCCTCAGTTGAGATTCCGAGCTATGATTTTGCGAGTCATACAAGGGCACCTCAGACGTTTCTCATGGAGCCGTCACCTATTATTTTGGTCGATGGTACACTGATTTTATCTAAGCCAGCGGCGATTTCCTTTTTTGATATTCGAATCTTTATCGATATCGCGGAAGACATTCGGTTCGAGCGTAGGCTACGGCGCGATACCCGAGAACGTGGCCGTACGGAGGATGGTGTTCGAGCACAATGGGCGAGCCAAGTTAAGCCAATGCATGATCAATATGTTCAACCCTGCGCTGAGCTGGCAGACTACGTAATCACCGATGACGTTTCATGGAATGTTTGTTTGCGAGAGATTTTATCCCGATTGGGATAG
- the upp gene encoding uracil phosphoribosyltransferase, with protein sequence MDNRKEIDPSAAIDACRILNHPILQHNLTKLRNRETKPVDFRRVMDQLSALLAYEITRDISVSQEPVTTPLEETKGAVVSDDLVIVSIMRAGNGMLDGLLRMLPFSRVGHIGIYRDKFIGNTVEYYFRLPDEVKGRKILLADPLIATGDTAVASIDRLKEYGVESIRFVSLLASPEGLAHLYDHHPDVEVYTLSVERELSSDGYILPGLGDAGDRLYGTAV encoded by the coding sequence ATGGACAATAGAAAAGAAATAGACCCGAGCGCGGCGATTGACGCATGCCGGATTTTGAACCATCCCATTTTGCAACATAATCTTACAAAGTTGAGGAACAGGGAAACGAAACCGGTAGACTTTCGAAGAGTCATGGACCAGCTCAGTGCATTGCTGGCCTACGAAATCACCCGCGATATCAGTGTTTCTCAAGAACCTGTAACCACTCCACTTGAAGAGACAAAAGGCGCAGTCGTAAGCGATGACCTCGTCATTGTGAGTATTATGCGCGCCGGTAATGGAATGTTGGACGGGCTTTTGCGGATGCTGCCTTTTTCTCGAGTAGGCCATATTGGTATCTACCGAGATAAGTTCATCGGAAATACCGTGGAGTATTACTTTCGGTTACCTGATGAAGTGAAGGGCCGAAAAATCCTATTGGCGGATCCCTTGATTGCTACCGGTGACACCGCAGTGGCTTCTATCGACAGACTGAAGGAATACGGGGTTGAGAGTATTCGCTTTGTTTCACTTTTGGCATCGCCAGAAGGGTTGGCTCATCTTTACGACCATCATCCTGATGTTGAAGTGTATACCTTAAGCGTCGAGCGAGAACTCAGTTCTGATGGTTACATTCTGCCAGGGCTTGGGGATGCCGGCGACAGGCTCTACGGAACAGCGGTCTGA